From Blattabacterium cuenoti, the proteins below share one genomic window:
- the rpoB gene encoding DNA-directed RNA polymerase subunit beta, with translation MVNTKKEISERINFSSVDKKVDYPDFLDIQIKSFKEFFQLDTKPKDRKNEGLFKAFMENFPISDARNSFVLEFKGYSIDTPRYSIEECIERGLTYSVPLKAKLKLYCTDPEHEDFETVTQDVYLGTYPYMTPSGSFIFNGAERVIVSQLHRSPGVFFGQSHHANGTKLYSARIIPFKGSWIEFATDINNVMYAYIDRKKKLPMTTLLRAIGYERDKDILEIFDLAEEVNIKKNNLSSIFGRTLAARILNIWHEDFVDEDTGEVVSIEKNEILIDRDIKLTQEHIDLIIENEIEKILLHKKSGKKKDYSIIYNTLQKDPTNSEKEAVEFIYRQLRNTEPPDEEIARGVIDKLFFSDTRYSLGPVGRYRLNKRLGLNIDPDYLVLTKEDIIAIIEHLNALFNSKKEVDDIDHLSNRRVRTVGEQLYTQFSIGLARMSRTIRERMNVRDNEVFMPVDLINAKTLSSVINTFFGTNQLSQFMDQTNPLSELTHKRRLSALGPGGLSRERAGFEVRDVNYSHYGRLCPIETPEGPNIGLISSLSVFAKVNDMGFVETPYISAIQNDSGKVKFPSKVRYLSAEEEEGKIIAQANAIDKYGNFINDRIISREDGDFPVVTPDKVDYIDVAPNQIASISASLIPFLEHDDANRALMGSNMMRQAVPLLKPEAPIVGTGLEERVAKDSRILINAEKNGVVEYIDSKKIVIRYNQTERDKLVSFDSEIKTYDLIKFRKTNQNTCINLKPIVKKGMKVMKGQILCEGYATENGELALGRNLRAAFIPCNGYNFEDAVLISEKVVSEDWFTSIHIDEYSLDVRDTKLGMEELTNDIPNVSEEATRNLDENGIIRVGAEVKPGDILIGKITPKGESDPTPEEKLLRAIFGDKAGNVKDVSLRAEPSLFGVVIDTKLFTRSIKDKKSRIIDQLMIDKMEKEYEKKFHDLKHLLLNKLNTVLNGKETSRKIVFNEKKKEFLEKGVFFSQKNLSEISDYLEVDSFDWTDNIKTNNIVSEILHNYKIAVNDLISFLKHKKFSITVGDELPSGIIKLAKVYIAKKRKLKVGDKMAGRHGNKGVVARILREEDMPFLEDGSSVDIVLNPLGVPSRMNIGQIYETVLGWAGYNLKIKFSTPIFDGATIDQITKFTEKAEIPRFGTTYLFDGGTGERFDQPATVGVIYILKLGHMVDDKMHSRSIGPYSLITQQPLGGKSQFGGQRFGEMEVWALEAFGASNILREILTVKSDDVIGRAKTYEAIVKGEPMPEPNNPESFQVLCYELKGLGLDIKLEE, from the coding sequence TTGGTAAATACAAAAAAAGAAATTTCGGAAAGGATAAATTTTTCCTCTGTAGATAAAAAAGTAGATTATCCAGATTTTCTGGATATTCAAATAAAATCTTTTAAAGAATTTTTTCAATTAGACACAAAACCGAAAGACAGAAAAAATGAAGGTTTGTTTAAAGCTTTTATGGAAAATTTCCCTATTTCGGATGCTAGGAATTCCTTTGTTTTAGAATTTAAAGGTTATTCTATTGATACTCCGAGATATTCTATAGAAGAATGTATAGAAAGAGGCTTAACTTACAGTGTTCCTTTAAAAGCTAAATTAAAATTGTATTGTACTGATCCTGAACATGAAGATTTTGAAACTGTTACTCAAGATGTTTATTTGGGGACATATCCTTATATGACACCTTCTGGTTCTTTTATATTTAATGGAGCAGAACGTGTAATTGTTTCTCAATTACATCGTTCTCCTGGTGTTTTTTTCGGACAATCTCATCATGCAAATGGAACTAAGTTATATTCAGCAAGAATTATTCCTTTTAAAGGATCTTGGATTGAATTTGCTACAGATATCAATAATGTCATGTATGCTTACATTGATAGAAAGAAGAAACTTCCAATGACAACATTACTTCGTGCTATTGGATATGAAAGAGATAAAGATATATTAGAAATATTTGATTTAGCAGAAGAAGTCAACATAAAAAAAAATAATCTTTCTTCTATTTTTGGTAGAACATTAGCAGCTAGGATATTGAATATTTGGCATGAAGATTTTGTTGATGAAGATACAGGAGAAGTTGTATCTATCGAAAAAAATGAAATATTAATAGATAGGGATATAAAATTAACACAAGAACATATTGATCTAATAATAGAAAATGAAATAGAAAAAATCTTGTTACATAAAAAAAGTGGAAAAAAGAAAGATTATTCTATTATATATAATACTTTGCAAAAAGATCCTACTAATTCTGAAAAAGAAGCAGTAGAATTTATATATAGACAATTAAGAAATACAGAACCACCAGATGAAGAAATAGCTAGGGGGGTTATAGATAAACTTTTTTTTTCTGATACAAGATATAGTTTAGGTCCTGTAGGAAGATATCGTCTTAACAAACGTCTTGGATTAAATATTGATCCTGATTATCTAGTTCTTACTAAAGAAGATATTATAGCAATAATAGAACATTTAAATGCTTTATTCAATTCTAAAAAAGAAGTGGATGATATAGATCATTTATCTAATAGACGCGTTAGAACTGTTGGAGAACAACTTTATACACAATTTAGTATTGGTTTAGCAAGGATGTCTAGAACTATCAGAGAGAGAATGAATGTTCGAGACAACGAAGTTTTCATGCCTGTTGACTTAATTAATGCAAAAACCTTATCTTCTGTCATTAATACTTTTTTCGGAACTAATCAATTATCTCAATTTATGGATCAAACCAATCCATTATCGGAACTTACACACAAAAGAAGATTATCTGCTTTAGGCCCTGGGGGGTTATCTAGAGAAAGAGCAGGGTTTGAGGTTAGAGATGTTAATTATTCTCATTATGGAAGATTATGTCCTATTGAAACACCAGAAGGCCCAAATATAGGTTTGATATCATCACTGTCTGTTTTTGCTAAAGTTAATGATATGGGTTTTGTAGAAACACCTTACATTTCTGCTATTCAAAATGATAGTGGAAAGGTTAAATTTCCATCAAAAGTTAGATATTTGAGTGCAGAAGAAGAGGAAGGTAAAATTATAGCTCAGGCAAATGCTATAGATAAATATGGTAATTTTATTAATGACAGAATTATATCCAGGGAAGATGGAGATTTTCCTGTTGTTACACCTGATAAAGTAGATTATATAGATGTAGCTCCTAACCAAATAGCTTCTATTTCTGCTTCTTTAATTCCTTTTTTAGAACATGACGATGCAAATAGAGCATTAATGGGATCTAATATGATGCGTCAAGCTGTTCCATTGTTAAAACCAGAGGCTCCTATTGTAGGAACAGGATTGGAAGAAAGGGTAGCAAAGGATTCACGTATTTTAATTAATGCAGAAAAAAACGGAGTAGTAGAGTATATTGATTCGAAAAAAATTGTTATTCGTTATAATCAAACTGAAAGAGATAAATTAGTTAGTTTTGATAGTGAAATCAAGACTTATGATTTAATTAAATTTAGAAAAACAAATCAAAATACATGTATTAATTTAAAACCTATAGTTAAAAAAGGGATGAAAGTAATGAAAGGACAAATTTTATGTGAAGGATATGCAACAGAAAATGGAGAATTAGCATTAGGAAGAAATCTAAGGGCTGCTTTTATTCCTTGTAACGGATATAATTTTGAAGATGCTGTTTTAATATCAGAAAAGGTGGTAAGTGAAGATTGGTTTACTTCTATCCATATAGATGAATATTCTTTAGATGTACGTGATACTAAATTGGGTATGGAAGAACTAACAAATGACATACCTAATGTTAGTGAAGAAGCAACTAGGAACTTGGATGAAAATGGTATTATCAGGGTAGGAGCAGAAGTAAAACCTGGAGATATTTTAATCGGTAAAATAACTCCTAAAGGAGAATCCGATCCTACACCAGAAGAAAAATTATTAAGGGCTATTTTTGGTGATAAAGCTGGAAATGTAAAAGATGTTTCTTTAAGAGCTGAACCATCATTATTTGGAGTTGTTATTGATACAAAATTATTTACTCGTAGTATAAAAGATAAAAAATCTAGAATAATAGATCAACTTATGATCGATAAAATGGAAAAAGAGTATGAAAAAAAATTTCATGATTTAAAACATTTATTGTTAAATAAATTGAATACTGTATTAAATGGAAAAGAAACTTCTAGAAAAATAGTATTTAATGAAAAAAAGAAAGAGTTTTTAGAAAAAGGAGTTTTTTTTAGTCAAAAAAATCTCAGTGAGATATCTGATTATCTAGAAGTAGATTCGTTTGATTGGACGGATAATATAAAAACAAATAACATAGTATCCGAAATCCTACATAATTATAAAATAGCTGTTAATGATTTAATTAGTTTTTTAAAACACAAGAAGTTTTCTATTACAGTTGGAGATGAATTGCCTTCTGGTATTATCAAACTTGCTAAAGTATATATAGCAAAAAAAAGGAAATTAAAAGTAGGAGATAAAATGGCAGGAAGACATGGAAATAAAGGAGTTGTAGCTAGAATTCTTCGTGAAGAAGATATGCCTTTTTTAGAAGATGGAAGTTCTGTAGATATTGTTTTGAATCCATTAGGTGTCCCTTCCAGAATGAACATAGGACAAATATATGAAACAGTGTTAGGTTGGGCTGGATATAATTTGAAAATTAAATTTTCTACTCCAATATTTGATGGAGCTACTATAGATCAAATAACAAAATTTACAGAAAAAGCTGAAATTCCTCGTTTTGGAACTACCTATTTGTTTGATGGAGGAACAGGAGAAAGATTTGATCAACCAGCTACCGTTGGTGTTATATATATATTAAAACTAGGTCATATGGTGGATGATAAAATGCATTCTCGTTCTATTGGACCTTACTCTTTGATAACTCAGCAACCTTTAGGTGGAAAATCACAATTTGGAGGTCAACGTTTTGGTGAAATGGAGGTTTGGGCTTTAGAAGCTTTTGGAGCTTCTAATATTTTACGTGAAATATTGACTGTTAAATCAGATGATGTAATAGGAAGAGCAAAAACTTATGAAGCTATAGTGAAAGGAGAACCTATGCCAGAACCAAATAACCCTGAATCTTTTCAAGTATTATGTTATGAATTGAAGGGGTTAGGATTAGATATTAAGTTAGAAGAATAG
- the rplL gene encoding 50S ribosomal protein L7/L12 codes for MIKKLAEQLVNLTVKEVNELTLFLKEKYGIEPSNHILDSSKLFSINKNEKIDNKEEQKLFNLILKSSGNSKLSVVKLVKDITGKGLKESKELVDSVPTIIKESIEKKEAEDIKNKLENIGAEVELK; via the coding sequence ATGATAAAAAAGCTAGCAGAACAATTGGTTAATTTAACAGTGAAAGAAGTTAATGAATTAACACTTTTTTTGAAAGAAAAATATGGAATAGAACCCTCTAATCATATTTTGGATTCTTCTAAACTTTTTTCAATAAATAAGAATGAAAAAATTGATAATAAAGAAGAACAAAAATTATTTAATCTTATTTTAAAATCATCTGGAAATTCTAAATTATCTGTAGTTAAATTAGTGAAAGATATAACGGGAAAGGGTTTAAAAGAGTCTAAAGAATTAGTGGATAGTGTCCCTACTATTATTAAAGAATCTATTGAAAAAAAAGAAGCAGAAGATATAAAAAATAAACTTGAAAATATAGGAGCTGAAGTTGAATTAAAATAA
- the rplJ gene encoding 50S ribosomal protein L10: MKKEKKKEELLKLISLLSDNNIIIYIIDVSYLNSNQISFLRRTFYENRFQMKVVKNTLLKNALSSIKKKMDPFFSILKGNTTILTSNSGSVNIPSKIIKKFHIEGKMDKPYLKGVYVDGSFYFGNKDLDKLINLKSKKDLITDILNSLKNPIGNVISSLNIFQNNFFRITEILSKKK; encoded by the coding sequence ATGAAGAAGGAAAAGAAAAAAGAAGAATTATTAAAATTGATTTCTTTATTATCAGATAATAATATAATAATATACATTATTGATGTATCTTATTTAAATTCTAATCAAATCTCTTTTTTGAGAAGAACTTTTTATGAAAATCGTTTTCAAATGAAGGTAGTAAAAAACACTTTATTAAAAAATGCGTTAAGTAGTATCAAGAAAAAAATGGACCCATTTTTTTCTATTTTAAAAGGGAATACAACTATTTTGACTTCTAATTCAGGTTCAGTTAATATTCCATCAAAAATTATAAAGAAATTTCATATAGAGGGAAAAATGGATAAACCTTATTTAAAAGGAGTATATGTAGATGGATCTTTTTATTTTGGAAACAAAGATTTAGATAAATTAATTAATTTGAAGTCTAAAAAAGATCTTATAACAGATATTTTAAATTCTCTTAAAAATCCAATCGGAAATGTTATTTCTTCTCTGAATATTTTTCAGAATAATTTTTTTAGAATCACAGAAATATTATCCAAAAAAAAATAA
- the rplA gene encoding 50S ribosomal protein L1: protein MSKKITKNKRIFLDKIIQNKKYSFEEAFLLLKETNFVKFDSSVDISVRLNINTRLPDQMLRGSVLLPHGTGRKIKILALVTKDKELESKKAGADYVGLDDYIEKIKSGWKGMDIIVAMPTVMSQLSPIGKILGPIGLMPNPKMETISMNPKELIRAIRLGKIIFKADRYGIVHSSIGKISFNCKDLLDNVQSFMNQIIKNKPSSSKGTYIKSIYLSTTMSFGLLVDLKSLVKK from the coding sequence ATGTCAAAAAAAATAACAAAAAATAAAAGAATTTTTTTAGATAAAATTATTCAAAATAAAAAATATTCTTTTGAAGAAGCTTTCTTACTTCTAAAAGAAACAAATTTTGTAAAATTTGATTCCTCTGTAGATATTTCTGTTCGTCTTAATATAAATACACGATTACCCGATCAGATGTTAAGAGGTTCTGTTTTGTTACCACATGGAACAGGAAGGAAAATTAAAATTTTAGCTTTAGTAACAAAAGATAAGGAATTGGAATCTAAAAAAGCTGGAGCTGATTATGTAGGATTAGATGATTATATAGAAAAAATTAAATCCGGATGGAAAGGAATGGATATAATAGTAGCTATGCCTACTGTTATGAGTCAGTTAAGTCCTATAGGTAAAATATTGGGGCCAATAGGATTGATGCCTAATCCTAAAATGGAGACAATCTCTATGAATCCTAAAGAATTAATTAGAGCTATTCGATTGGGAAAAATTATTTTTAAAGCGGATCGTTATGGTATTGTTCATTCTTCTATAGGAAAGATTTCTTTTAATTGTAAAGATTTATTGGATAATGTTCAATCATTTATGAATCAAATTATTAAAAATAAGCCTTCATCTTCTAAGGGTACTTATATAAAAAGTATTTATTTGTCTACTACTATGAGTTTTGGGTTATTAGTAGATTTAAAAAGTCTTGTAAAAAAATGA
- the rplK gene encoding 50S ribosomal protein L11, with amino-acid sequence MNHRKKIIKKIKIQKIIGGKANPSPPIGPILGSSGVNIMDFCKKYNSKTKNSHGENCPVIITVYEDKSFDFLIKKPPVSVLLLKNIKEKKGSSESNRSKIGKISMDEIKIIAKNKMEDMNCFSIQSAISMILGTARSMGIEIFD; translated from the coding sequence ATGAATCATCGTAAAAAAATTATAAAAAAAATTAAAATACAAAAAATAATAGGAGGGAAAGCTAATCCTTCGCCTCCTATCGGTCCTATTTTAGGTAGTTCTGGAGTAAATATTATGGATTTTTGTAAAAAATATAATTCTAAAACAAAAAATTCTCATGGAGAAAACTGTCCAGTTATTATTACTGTTTATGAAGACAAATCATTTGATTTTTTAATTAAAAAACCTCCAGTATCAGTCCTTTTGTTAAAGAATATAAAAGAAAAAAAAGGGTCTAGTGAGTCTAATCGTTCAAAAATTGGTAAAATTAGTATGGATGAGATTAAGATAATTGCAAAAAATAAAATGGAAGATATGAATTGTTTTTCTATTCAATCTGCTATATCTATGATATTAGGAACGGCACGTTCTATGGGGATAGAAATTTTTGATTAA